A stretch of Fibrobacter sp. UWR2 DNA encodes these proteins:
- a CDS encoding FISUMP domain-containing protein gives MSVASEITRLNGAKADIIQAITDKGVTVPSSAKLDDMAQLIASITGGGGGGNGVYLQAILPVFGGKVLVVDENGYIGCKSLPTYYPSAYTSYAFVVSGADFSSSGLGQVTLVTPGTADIGGRSYRTVSINGVIWMAENLDFKASGIDIGPSGSPGTPAAWYYDNSESTYGENGNKYGLLYNWHAVKHLNDNRELLMNGWHVPTTAEWDALANAVGGTGVAGSKLKSSTGWSSGNGTDDFGFAAFPAGYRYSGSFYSLGSNAYFWTATENSSTYADSRSFDTGASMGSHNVSKTYFAFSVRLVKDS, from the coding sequence ATGAGCGTTGCAAGCGAAATTACGCGCCTTAACGGCGCAAAGGCCGATATTATCCAGGCCATCACCGACAAGGGCGTCACCGTGCCGTCTTCGGCGAAGCTCGACGACATGGCCCAGCTCATCGCATCCATAACCGGCGGCGGTGGTGGCGGCAATGGTGTATATTTACAGGCGATTCTTCCGGTTTTCGGCGGAAAAGTGCTTGTCGTGGATGAAAATGGGTATATCGGTTGTAAAAGTCTCCCGACATATTATCCTTCAGCTTATACCAGTTATGCCTTTGTAGTAAGCGGTGCAGATTTTTCGAGTTCAGGTCTTGGCCAAGTAACTTTGGTTACTCCGGGAACGGCTGATATTGGAGGTCGTTCTTACCGAACTGTGTCTATTAACGGTGTCATTTGGATGGCTGAAAATCTTGATTTTAAGGCTTCTGGTATTGACATTGGGCCGTCTGGATCTCCTGGAACTCCCGCTGCATGGTACTACGATAACAGTGAAAGTACCTATGGCGAAAATGGCAATAAGTACGGGTTGCTCTATAATTGGCATGCAGTAAAGCATCTTAACGACAACCGTGAACTGTTGATGAACGGCTGGCATGTCCCTACAACAGCAGAGTGGGATGCTTTAGCCAATGCCGTTGGAGGTACTGGAGTAGCAGGTTCGAAGCTTAAATCATCTACAGGATGGTCATCTGGTAACGGAACCGACGACTTCGGCTTTGCGGCCTTTCCTGCTGGCTACCGGTACTCGGGCTCCTTCTACAGTTTAGGCAGCAACGCGTACTTCTGGACGGCCACAGAGAACTCGTCCACCTACGCCGACAGCCGTAGCTTTGATACGGGCGCATCGATGGGCTCGCACAACGTCAGTAAGACTTACTTCGCCTTTTCTGTTCGTCTCGTCAAGGATTCCTAA
- a CDS encoding FISUMP domain-containing protein yields the protein MLSRKGFAAFPAGNRNSGSFNNLGSNANFWTATENSSTNAYNRNFDTGASMNSNNNNKTNNAFSVRLVKDSSEGTISVPSLYRLLYKSYRLARKNKRNTRSQLKFELDLESNLLRLAQELYSRTYELSPSVCFINELPVKREVVAADFRDRVVHHLLCSWLFPIFERQFIFDSYSCRKGKGTFLA from the coding sequence ATACTCAGTCGTAAGGGCTTTGCGGCCTTTCCTGCTGGCAACCGGAACTCGGGCTCCTTCAACAATTTAGGCAGCAACGCGAACTTCTGGACGGCCACAGAGAACTCGTCCACCAACGCCTACAACCGTAACTTTGATACGGGCGCATCGATGAACTCGAACAACAACAATAAGACTAACAACGCCTTTTCTGTTCGTCTCGTCAAGGACTCCTCGGAGGGCACCATATCGGTGCCCTCTCTTTATCGTTTACTGTATAAATCCTATCGTTTAGCCCGCAAAAACAAGCGGAATACCAGAAGCCAGCTGAAATTCGAACTAGACCTAGAATCCAACCTATTAAGGCTTGCCCAGGAGCTCTATTCAAGAACTTACGAATTATCCCCGTCTGTATGCTTTATTAACGAATTACCCGTAAAAAGAGAGGTCGTTGCGGCTGATTTCCGCGACCGTGTAGTGCATCATTTGCTCTGCTCCTGGCTGTTTCCAATTTTCGAGAGACAGTTCATTTTTGACTCATACAGTTGCCGCAAGGGTAAAGGAACCTTTTTGGCATAA